A region from the Burkholderiales bacterium genome encodes:
- a CDS encoding DUF3606 domain-containing protein produces MKDDLKDHAKGDRTLVEDDESWEARKLAQELGVTPDELSEAVEDAGLIVSDTQQHVGKT; encoded by the coding sequence ATGAAAGACGACCTCAAAGACCACGCCAAGGGTGACCGCACGCTCGTCGAGGACGACGAGTCGTGGGAAGCGCGCAAGCTCGCCCAGGAGCTCGGCGTCACGCCTGACGAGCTCTCCGAAGCCGTCGAAGACGCGGGACTCATCGTCTCGGATACCCAGCAGCACGTCGGCAAAACCTGA
- a CDS encoding glutathione S-transferase N-terminal domain-containing protein encodes MKLFGVDRSPYARKVRIVLEEKGIPYEYVQARASTPDSPVPAYNPLAKIPVLVTDAGKAIYDSPVIVEYLEGYKREPRLVPEDFEGRIDVKRWEALGDGIADATVLTSHDRERRQDEDWHKRQRLKIERGLAAMEKELGAAEFCYGGRFGLADIAAGYALGYLDAVLPEVAWREAHPNLAKLAERLAQRESFRRAPQAG; translated from the coding sequence ATGAAACTGTTCGGCGTCGACCGCAGCCCGTATGCGCGCAAGGTGCGCATCGTCCTCGAAGAAAAAGGCATCCCGTACGAATACGTCCAGGCGCGGGCGTCGACGCCCGATTCGCCGGTGCCGGCATACAACCCGCTCGCCAAGATCCCGGTGCTCGTCACCGACGCGGGCAAGGCGATTTACGACTCGCCGGTGATCGTCGAATACCTCGAAGGCTACAAGCGCGAGCCGCGCCTCGTGCCGGAAGATTTCGAAGGCCGCATCGACGTGAAGCGCTGGGAAGCGCTCGGCGACGGCATCGCCGACGCCACGGTGCTGACCTCGCACGACCGCGAGCGCAGGCAGGACGAGGACTGGCACAAGCGGCAGCGCCTCAAGATCGAGCGGGGTCTCGCGGCGATGGAAAAAGAGCTGGGGGCTGCCGAGTTCTGCTACGGCGGCCGCTTCGGGCTCGCCGATATCGCGGCCGGATACGCACTGGGTTACCTCGATGCGGTGCTGCCGGAGGTCGCGTGGCGCGAGGCCCACCCCAACTTGGCGAAGCTCGCCGAGCGCCTCGCACAGCGCGAATCGTTCCGGCGCGCCCCGCAGGCGGGCTGA
- a CDS encoding HAMP domain-containing protein has product MENSVNTLIDDLLWPTAEVTRTIAAVAKGDLSRTMRLDVDGRPLQGEFLRSATLVNNMIEQMQVFTSEVTRVAREVGTDGKLGGQAQVKGVSGAWKDLTDNVNYMANNLTAQVRNIAEVTIAVANGDLSRKITVDVRGEILQLKEAINTMVDQLRSFASEVTRVAREVGTEGKLGGQAIVPGVAGTWKDLTDSVNAMATNLTVQVRNIAEVTTAVARGDLSRKITVDVKGEILELKNTINTMVDQLNAFAAEVTRVAREVGTEGKLGGQAQVPGVAGTWKDLTDNVNSMAGNLTDQVRNIAEVATAIASGDLSRKITVDVKGEILLLKETLNTMVEQLRSFASEVTRVAREVGTEGSLGGQAVVPGVGGTWKDLTDSVNAMATNLTGQVRNIAEVTTAVARGDLSRKITVDVKGEILQLKETINTMVDQLNSFASEVTRVAREVGTEGKLGGQAAVPGVAGTWKDLTDSVNAMATNLTGQVRNIAEVTTAVARGDLSRKITVDVKGEILALKETINTMVDQLNSFAGEVSRVAREVGTEGKLGGQAQVPGVAGTWKDLTDNVNSMAGNLTAQVRNIAEVAIAIANGDLSRKITVDVRGEILELKNTLNTMVDQLNSFAGEVSRVAREVGTEGKLGGQAQVRGVAGTWKDLTDNVNWMAGNLTAQVRNIAEVATAVARGDLSRKITVDVKGEILELKNTLNTMVDQLNAFASEVTRVAREVGTEGKLGGQAQVPGVAGTWKDLTDNVNSMAGNLTAQVRNIAEVATAIATGDLSRKITVDVRGEILQLKETINTMVDQLNSFAGEVSRVAREVGTEGKLGGQAQVPGVAGTWKDLTDNVNWMAGNLTAQVRNIAEVTTAVARGDLSRKITVDVKGEILQLKETINTMVDQLNSFASEVTRVAREVGTEGKLGGQAGVPGVAGTWKDLTDNVNVMAANLTNQVRGIVKVVTAVANGDLRQKLTVESKGEVAALADTINSMTDTLATFAEQVTTVAREVGVEGRLGGQANVPGAAGTWKDLTANVNLLAQNLTTQVRAIAEVATAVTKGDLTRYIQVDASGEVAELKDYINAMIGNLRATTDRNTEQDWLKTNLAKFSRQMQGQRDLFTVAQMLLSELVPLVNAHQGVMYIMDSDGSEHLLKQLAGYADTKEGDDPRRYRIGEGLVGQCAVEKQRLMLSDIPEQSIHISSGLLTARPRNVIVLPVLFEGEVKAVIELASLTEFTASHLAFLEQLTGSIGIVLNTIEATMRTEGLLKQSQELAAELQTQQKELQQTNDELAQKAQLLAAQNAEVERKNQEIDQARRAVEEKAAELALTSRYKSEFLANMSHELRTPLNSILILGQQLAENNDGNLSARQVEFAQTIHGAGTDLLNLISDILDLSKIESGTVTVECEELPFAHLRDLVQRNFGHVAEARKLFFNNEFDSALGSKQMTTDPKRLLQVLKNLLSNAFKFTEQGGVRLEVAPAADGWSPDHPVLSKADGVVRFSVTDSGIGIPPEKQKLIFEAFQQADAGTSRKYGGTGLGLAISRELASLLGGEIRLSSMPGVGSTFTLYLPMSYVGPASGKAASTAPAPQADSATFQPIVLPAPRVEEIADDRENLEPGDAVLLIAEDDPHYAKVLLSLARDHGFKALVAMRGSEALALARKYKPTAVSLDIFLPDMLGWTVLSQLKQDPATRHIPVQIVTVEEERQHGLERGAFAYLNKPLTTDSIEAAFDRIRRFAEPRARQLLVVEDDPAERMSIEELIRHNDVHITSVGTGAEALRMMREKTFDCVVLDLKLPDISGFDLLAEVQKDEDLRDIPIIVFTGRELTPDEETQLRKIAKSIVLKGVQSPERLLDETALFLHRVVGDLPPAKQRMLESLNQSDEALVGKKVLVVDDDVRNIFALTSLLERHHMETVVAASGEEAINIVQNTPEVSLVLMDIMMPEMDGYETMRRIRQEPQFRMLPIIALTAKAMKGDREKCLEAGASDYIAKPVNTDQLLSLMRMWLHR; this is encoded by the coding sequence ATGGAGAACTCGGTCAACACGCTGATCGACGACCTGCTCTGGCCGACCGCGGAAGTGACGCGGACCATCGCCGCGGTCGCGAAAGGCGATCTCTCGCGAACGATGCGGCTCGACGTCGACGGCCGCCCGCTGCAGGGCGAGTTCCTGCGCTCGGCGACGCTGGTCAACAACATGATCGAGCAGATGCAGGTCTTCACCTCGGAAGTGACGCGCGTGGCGCGCGAGGTCGGCACGGACGGCAAGCTCGGCGGCCAGGCGCAGGTGAAAGGCGTGTCGGGCGCGTGGAAGGACCTGACCGACAACGTGAACTACATGGCGAACAACCTCACCGCGCAGGTGCGGAACATCGCCGAGGTGACGATCGCGGTGGCGAACGGCGACCTGTCGCGCAAGATCACGGTGGACGTGCGAGGCGAGATCCTCCAGCTCAAGGAGGCGATCAACACCATGGTGGACCAGCTCCGCTCGTTCGCGTCGGAAGTGACGCGGGTGGCGCGGGAGGTGGGCACCGAAGGCAAGCTCGGCGGCCAGGCGATCGTGCCGGGCGTGGCGGGCACGTGGAAAGACCTGACCGACTCGGTCAACGCGATGGCGACCAACCTGACGGTGCAGGTGCGCAACATCGCGGAGGTGACGACGGCCGTGGCGCGCGGCGACCTGTCGCGCAAGATCACGGTGGACGTCAAAGGCGAGATTCTCGAGCTGAAGAACACCATCAACACCATGGTGGACCAGCTCAACGCGTTCGCCGCGGAAGTGACGCGGGTGGCGCGCGAAGTCGGAACCGAAGGCAAGCTCGGCGGCCAGGCGCAGGTGCCGGGTGTCGCGGGCACCTGGAAAGACCTGACCGACAACGTCAACTCGATGGCCGGCAACCTCACCGACCAGGTGCGGAACATCGCCGAGGTGGCGACCGCCATCGCGTCGGGCGACCTGTCGCGCAAGATCACGGTGGACGTGAAGGGCGAGATCCTGCTGCTCAAGGAAACGCTCAACACCATGGTCGAGCAGCTCCGATCGTTCGCGTCCGAAGTGACTCGCGTGGCGAGGGAAGTCGGCACCGAAGGCTCGCTCGGCGGCCAGGCGGTCGTGCCGGGCGTCGGCGGCACCTGGAAGGACCTGACCGACTCGGTGAACGCGATGGCGACCAACCTGACCGGTCAGGTGCGAAACATCGCCGAGGTGACAACCGCGGTCGCGCGCGGCGATTTATCTCGCAAGATCACGGTGGACGTGAAAGGCGAGATCCTCCAGCTGAAAGAGACCATCAATACGATGGTCGACCAGCTCAACTCGTTCGCGTCGGAAGTGACGCGGGTGGCGAGGGAGGTCGGCACCGAGGGCAAGCTCGGCGGGCAGGCCGCGGTGCCCGGTGTCGCGGGCACGTGGAAGGACTTGACCGACTCGGTGAACGCGATGGCGACCAACCTCACCGGGCAGGTGCGGAACATCGCGGAAGTGACCACCGCGGTGGCGCGAGGCGACCTCTCGCGCAAGATCACGGTGGACGTGAAGGGCGAGATCCTCGCGCTCAAGGAAACGATCAACACCATGGTCGACCAGCTCAACTCGTTCGCGGGCGAGGTGTCGCGCGTCGCGCGGGAGGTGGGCACCGAAGGCAAGCTCGGCGGCCAGGCGCAGGTGCCGGGCGTCGCGGGCACGTGGAAAGACCTGACCGACAACGTCAACTCGATGGCCGGCAACCTGACCGCGCAGGTGCGCAACATCGCCGAGGTGGCGATCGCGATCGCGAACGGCGACCTGTCGCGCAAGATCACGGTGGACGTGCGCGGGGAGATTCTCGAGCTCAAGAACACGCTCAACACCATGGTCGACCAGCTCAACTCGTTCGCGGGCGAGGTGTCGCGCGTTGCGAGGGAGGTCGGCACCGAAGGCAAGCTCGGCGGCCAGGCGCAGGTGCGAGGCGTCGCGGGCACCTGGAAAGACCTGACCGACAACGTGAACTGGATGGCGGGCAACCTCACCGCGCAGGTGCGCAACATCGCGGAGGTGGCCACCGCCGTGGCGCGCGGCGATCTGTCGCGCAAGATCACGGTGGACGTGAAAGGCGAGATCCTCGAGCTCAAGAACACGCTCAACACCATGGTCGACCAGCTCAACGCGTTCGCGTCGGAAGTGACGCGGGTGGCGCGTGAGGTGGGCACCGAAGGCAAGCTGGGCGGCCAGGCGCAGGTGCCGGGTGTCGCAGGCACCTGGAAGGACCTGACCGACAACGTCAACTCGATGGCCGGTAACCTCACCGCCCAGGTGCGGAACATCGCCGAGGTGGCGACCGCCATCGCGACCGGCGACCTGTCGCGCAAGATCACGGTGGACGTGCGCGGCGAGATCCTCCAGCTCAAAGAAACCATCAACACGATGGTCGACCAGCTCAATTCCTTCGCCGGTGAGGTGTCGCGGGTTGCGCGCGAGGTGGGCACCGAAGGCAAGCTCGGCGGCCAGGCGCAGGTGCCGGGTGTCGCGGGTACCTGGAAGGACCTGACCGACAACGTGAACTGGATGGCGGGCAACCTCACCGCGCAGGTGCGGAACATCGCGGAGGTGACGACCGCGGTGGCGCGCGGCGATTTATCTCGCAAGATCACGGTGGACGTGAAAGGCGAGATCCTCCAGCTCAAGGAAACCATCAACACGATGGTGGACCAGCTCAATTCCTTCGCGTCGGAAGTGACCCGGGTGGCGCGCGAGGTGGGAACCGAAGGCAAGCTCGGCGGACAGGCCGGCGTGCCGGGGGTGGCGGGCACGTGGAAGGACCTGACCGACAACGTGAACGTCATGGCGGCCAACCTCACCAACCAGGTGCGAGGCATCGTGAAGGTGGTGACCGCGGTGGCGAACGGCGACCTGCGGCAGAAGCTCACCGTGGAATCGAAAGGTGAGGTCGCGGCGCTCGCCGACACGATCAACTCGATGACCGACACGCTCGCGACCTTCGCCGAACAGGTGACGACGGTGGCGCGCGAGGTCGGCGTGGAAGGCCGTCTCGGCGGCCAGGCGAACGTGCCGGGCGCCGCCGGTACCTGGAAGGACCTGACCGCAAACGTGAACCTGCTCGCGCAGAACCTGACGACCCAGGTTCGCGCGATCGCCGAGGTGGCGACCGCGGTGACCAAGGGCGACCTGACCCGCTACATCCAGGTCGACGCGTCGGGCGAGGTGGCGGAGCTGAAGGACTACATCAACGCCATGATCGGCAACCTGCGGGCGACGACCGACCGCAACACCGAGCAGGACTGGCTGAAGACCAACCTCGCCAAGTTCAGCCGGCAGATGCAGGGCCAGCGCGACCTCTTCACCGTCGCGCAGATGCTGCTCTCCGAGCTGGTGCCCCTGGTCAACGCGCACCAGGGCGTCATGTACATCATGGATTCGGACGGCAGCGAGCACCTGCTGAAACAGCTCGCCGGCTACGCCGATACCAAGGAAGGCGACGACCCGCGGCGCTATCGCATCGGCGAGGGACTGGTCGGGCAGTGCGCGGTGGAGAAGCAGCGCCTCATGCTCTCCGACATCCCCGAGCAGTCGATCCACATTTCGTCGGGCTTGCTCACCGCGAGGCCGCGCAACGTGATCGTGCTGCCGGTGCTGTTCGAAGGCGAAGTGAAAGCGGTGATCGAGCTCGCGTCGCTCACCGAGTTCACCGCGTCGCACCTGGCGTTCCTCGAGCAGCTCACCGGCTCGATCGGCATCGTGCTGAACACGATCGAGGCGACGATGCGGACCGAGGGCCTGCTCAAGCAGTCGCAGGAGCTCGCCGCCGAGCTGCAGACCCAGCAGAAAGAGCTGCAGCAGACCAACGACGAGCTCGCGCAGAAAGCGCAGCTGCTGGCCGCGCAGAACGCCGAGGTCGAAAGAAAGAACCAGGAGATCGACCAGGCGCGGCGCGCGGTGGAAGAGAAGGCCGCGGAGCTCGCGCTCACCTCGCGCTACAAGTCCGAGTTCCTGGCGAACATGTCGCACGAGCTGCGCACGCCGTTGAACTCCATCCTCATCCTCGGCCAGCAGCTCGCCGAGAACAACGACGGCAATCTCTCCGCGCGCCAGGTCGAGTTCGCGCAGACGATCCACGGCGCGGGCACCGACCTGCTGAACCTCATCTCGGACATTCTCGACCTGTCGAAGATCGAGTCCGGCACGGTCACGGTGGAGTGCGAGGAGCTGCCGTTCGCGCACCTGCGCGATCTCGTGCAGCGCAACTTCGGCCACGTGGCGGAAGCGCGCAAGCTGTTCTTCAACAACGAGTTCGATTCCGCGCTCGGCTCGAAGCAGATGACGACCGATCCGAAGCGCCTGCTGCAGGTGCTGAAGAACCTGCTGTCGAATGCCTTCAAGTTCACCGAGCAGGGTGGGGTGCGGCTCGAAGTCGCGCCGGCGGCCGACGGCTGGTCGCCCGACCATCCGGTGCTGTCCAAGGCCGACGGCGTGGTGCGCTTCTCGGTGACCGACAGCGGCATCGGCATCCCGCCGGAGAAGCAGAAGCTCATCTTCGAAGCGTTCCAGCAGGCCGACGCCGGCACGTCGCGTAAATACGGCGGCACGGGTCTTGGCCTCGCGATCTCGCGCGAGCTCGCGAGCCTGCTCGGCGGCGAGATCAGGCTCTCCTCGATGCCGGGCGTGGGCAGCACGTTCACCCTCTACCTGCCGATGAGCTACGTCGGTCCGGCGTCGGGCAAGGCGGCTTCGACCGCGCCCGCGCCGCAGGCCGACAGCGCGACCTTCCAGCCGATCGTCCTGCCGGCGCCGCGCGTCGAGGAGATCGCGGACGACCGGGAGAACCTCGAGCCCGGCGACGCGGTGCTGCTCATCGCCGAGGACGACCCGCACTACGCCAAGGTCCTGCTCTCGCTCGCGCGCGATCACGGCTTCAAGGCGCTGGTGGCGATGCGCGGCTCGGAGGCCCTGGCCCTGGCGAGGAAGTACAAGCCGACCGCCGTGTCGCTCGACATCTTCCTGCCCGACATGCTCGGCTGGACGGTGCTCTCGCAGCTGAAGCAGGACCCGGCGACGCGCCACATCCCGGTGCAGATCGTCACGGTCGAGGAAGAGCGCCAGCACGGGCTCGAGCGCGGGGCGTTCGCGTACCTCAACAAACCGCTCACGACCGACAGCATCGAGGCCGCGTTCGACCGCATCCGCAGGTTCGCCGAGCCGAGGGCGCGTCAATTGCTAGTCGTCGAGGACGACCCCGCCGAGCGCATGAGCATCGAAGAGCTGATCCGCCACAACGACGTGCACATCACCTCGGTGGGCACGGGGGCGGAGGCCCTCCGGATGATGCGCGAGAAGACGTTCGACTGCGTGGTGCTCGACCTGAAGCTTCCCGACATCTCGGGCTTCGACCTCCTCGCCGAGGTGCAGAAGGACGAGGACCTGCGCGACATTCCGATCATCGTCTTCACCGGCCGCGAGCTGACGCCGGACGAGGAGACGCAGCTCAGGAAGATCGCGAAATCGATCGTGCTGAAAGGGGTGCAATCGCCCGAGCGCCTGCTCGACGAGACCGCGCTCTTCCTGCACCGCGTGGTGGGCGACCTGCCGCCCGCGAAGCAGCGTATGCTCGAAAGCCTCAACCAGAGCGACGAGGCGCTGGTCGGCAAGAAAGTGCTGGTGGTCGACGACGACGTGCGCAACATCTTCGCGCTGACGAGCCTGCTCGAGCGCCACCACATGGAGACGGTGGTCGCGGCCTCGGGCGAGGAAGCGATCAACATCGTTCAGAACACGCCCGAAGTCTCGCTCGTGCTCATGGACATCATGATGCCGGAGATGGACGGTTACGAAACGATGCGGCGCATCCGTCAGGAGCCGCAGTTCCGCATGCTGCCGATCATCGCCCTCACCGCGAAGGCGATGAAAGGCGACCGCGAGAAATGTCTCGAGGCCGGCGCGTCCGATTACATCGCCAAGCCGGTCAACACCGATCAGCTGCTCTCGCTGATGAGGATGTGGCTGCACCGCTGA
- a CDS encoding hemerythrin domain-containing protein has protein sequence MAARKKSAARKPSKKKTASKKTASRKSASKKSARASRGATDALTLLRTDHQNVQKLFDQFEKTRSDDRKKALAERICNELTVHAQIEEEIFYPAARGAIRDKDLIAEATVEHQSAKDLIAQIEGGGSGEMWEAKVKVLGEYIKHHVKEEQNELFPQVRKTKLDTKALGEQLEARKMELMGGGGSAGSSGGDSDGLMSRVARGMGLGSGT, from the coding sequence ATGGCAGCACGCAAGAAATCGGCAGCTCGCAAGCCGTCGAAGAAGAAGACGGCTTCGAAGAAAACCGCATCGAGGAAATCCGCCTCGAAGAAGTCCGCACGCGCCTCGCGCGGCGCCACCGATGCGCTGACCCTGCTGCGCACCGATCACCAGAACGTCCAGAAGCTGTTCGACCAGTTCGAGAAGACACGCTCGGACGACCGCAAGAAAGCGCTCGCCGAGCGGATCTGCAACGAGCTCACGGTCCACGCGCAGATCGAGGAAGAGATCTTCTACCCGGCCGCGCGCGGCGCGATCCGCGACAAGGACCTGATCGCCGAAGCGACGGTCGAGCATCAGAGCGCGAAAGACCTGATCGCGCAGATCGAAGGCGGCGGCAGCGGCGAGATGTGGGAAGCCAAGGTGAAAGTCCTCGGCGAGTACATCAAGCACCACGTCAAGGAGGAGCAGAACGAGCTCTTCCCGCAGGTGCGCAAGACCAAGCTCGATACCAAGGCGCTCGGCGAGCAGCTCGAGGCGCGCAAGATGGAGCTCATGGGCGGCGGCGGCAGCGCGGGAAGCTCCGGCGGCGACTCCGACGGGCTGATGTCGCGCGTGGCGCGCGGGATGGGGCTGGGGTCGGGGACGTAG
- a CDS encoding DUF5985 family protein — translation MDTFKAVLYLIAMLTSGACMLLLFRAYANSRLRILLWSALCFVGLTVNNTLLFVDLVLLPDSIDLRLYRHLAALVGMLFLIYGFIRESE, via the coding sequence ATGGACACGTTCAAGGCGGTCCTTTACCTCATCGCAATGCTGACCAGCGGCGCCTGCATGCTGCTGCTCTTCCGCGCCTACGCCAACAGCCGGCTGCGCATCCTGCTCTGGAGCGCGCTGTGCTTCGTGGGGCTCACGGTCAACAACACGCTGCTCTTCGTCGACCTCGTGCTGCTGCCGGACTCGATCGACCTGCGGCTGTACCGCCACCTCGCGGCGCTCGTCGGCATGCTGTTCCTGATCTACGGCTTCATCCGGGAATCGGAGTAG
- a CDS encoding DUF2237 domain-containing protein, protein MSEAVSEEKNVLGGALQACSFAPLTGFFRDGCCSTRGEAGVAHLVCVKVTADFLEFSRERGNDLITPRPEMRFRGLKPGDRWCLHALRWVEAWEAGMAPRVVLEATNAKVLEIVPLEALKRHALDLH, encoded by the coding sequence ATGTCAGAGGCCGTATCCGAAGAGAAGAACGTGCTCGGCGGTGCGCTGCAGGCGTGCAGCTTCGCACCGCTCACCGGGTTTTTTCGCGACGGCTGCTGCTCGACCCGCGGCGAAGCCGGCGTCGCCCATCTGGTCTGCGTCAAGGTGACCGCGGATTTCCTCGAGTTCTCGCGCGAGCGCGGCAACGATCTCATCACGCCGCGCCCGGAGATGCGCTTTCGCGGGCTCAAGCCAGGCGACCGCTGGTGCCTGCACGCGCTGCGCTGGGTGGAAGCGTGGGAAGCCGGCATGGCGCCGCGTGTGGTGCTCGAGGCGACCAATGCGAAGGTGCTGGAGATCGTGCCTTTGGAAGCGCTGAAACGTCACGCGCTGGACCTGCACTAG
- a CDS encoding response regulator gives MNAEDKVNILLVDDQPARLMSYDAILGVLGQNLVHARSGTEALQRLMESDYAAILLDVNMPGMDGFETAAMIHQHPRFEKTPIIFVTAVHVTDLDQLKGYQLGAVDYVYVPVVPEILRGKVEVLVELYRQRRELERLNRTLAVANEDLADANAALQAEKARELEALNKTLAGANAELERANKTLQAEVAERVRAQEALEAADRRKDDFLAMLSHELRNPLAAIQGAIELMQRKAIDDSQLLWARDVLSRQNRHLSRLIDDLLDVSRITMGKLTLHKEAVELRDVLQHAVETARPLLEMRGHTLSLRLPDQGLHVKGDAVRLSQVICNLLTNSAKYTDEGGAIELSLEHASGAPGTEGDAVVRVRDNGRGISKEALSRLFEPSTHEERLNTGAHGGLGIGLIVVRGLVQMHGGSVEARSEGPGRGSQFTVRLPLIATEEFKMTVAPTRDAAATAASATPEESPLSILVVDDNQDSACSMTLLLELQGHKVQVAHAGHTALRIAGECSPDVILLDIGMPGMNGYEVARQLRAQPAFHDTLLIAVTGYGRASDVKQTESAGFDHHLVKPIDYDKLQSLLTARAGRGRDPQAAGARERV, from the coding sequence ATGAACGCTGAAGACAAAGTCAACATCCTGCTCGTGGACGATCAGCCCGCGCGGCTGATGAGCTACGACGCGATCCTCGGGGTGCTCGGGCAGAACCTCGTGCACGCACGCTCGGGGACCGAGGCGCTGCAGCGCCTGATGGAGAGCGACTATGCGGCGATCCTGCTCGACGTGAACATGCCGGGCATGGACGGTTTCGAGACCGCGGCGATGATCCACCAGCACCCGCGCTTCGAGAAGACCCCGATCATCTTCGTGACGGCGGTGCACGTCACCGACCTCGACCAGTTGAAGGGCTACCAGCTCGGCGCGGTCGATTACGTCTACGTGCCGGTCGTGCCCGAGATCCTGCGCGGCAAGGTCGAGGTGCTGGTCGAGCTCTACCGCCAGCGGCGCGAGCTCGAGCGCCTCAATCGCACCCTCGCCGTGGCCAACGAAGACCTCGCCGACGCCAACGCGGCCCTTCAGGCGGAGAAGGCGCGCGAGCTCGAGGCGCTCAACAAGACGCTCGCCGGGGCGAACGCCGAGCTCGAACGAGCGAACAAGACCCTGCAGGCCGAGGTCGCCGAGCGGGTGCGCGCGCAGGAAGCGCTCGAAGCGGCCGACCGGCGCAAGGACGATTTCCTCGCGATGCTCTCGCACGAGCTGAGGAACCCGCTCGCGGCGATCCAGGGCGCGATCGAGCTCATGCAGAGGAAGGCGATCGACGACAGCCAGCTGCTGTGGGCGCGCGACGTCCTGTCGCGCCAGAACCGGCACCTGTCGCGCCTCATCGACGACCTGCTCGACGTCTCGCGCATCACCATGGGCAAGCTCACGCTGCACAAGGAAGCGGTCGAGCTGCGCGACGTGCTGCAGCACGCCGTCGAGACCGCGCGTCCGCTGCTGGAGATGCGCGGCCACACGCTCAGCCTGCGGCTGCCCGATCAGGGCCTGCACGTGAAGGGCGACGCGGTGCGCCTGTCGCAGGTCATCTGCAACCTGCTCACCAACAGCGCCAAGTACACCGACGAAGGCGGCGCGATCGAGCTCTCGCTCGAGCATGCGTCCGGCGCCCCGGGCACCGAAGGCGACGCGGTCGTGCGCGTCAGGGACAACGGGCGCGGCATATCGAAGGAAGCGCTGTCCCGGCTGTTCGAGCCGTCGACGCACGAAGAACGTCTCAATACCGGCGCCCACGGCGGCCTGGGCATAGGCCTCATCGTCGTGCGCGGCCTGGTGCAGATGCACGGCGGTTCGGTCGAGGCGCGCAGCGAAGGTCCCGGACGCGGCAGCCAGTTCACGGTCCGCCTGCCGCTGATCGCAACGGAGGAATTCAAGATGACGGTAGCACCCACGCGCGACGCGGCTGCGACAGCGGCGTCCGCAACGCCCGAGGAGTCGCCCCTGTCGATCCTCGTGGTCGACGACAACCAGGATTCGGCGTGCAGCATGACGCTGCTCCTGGAGCTCCAGGGCCACAAGGTGCAGGTCGCGCACGCAGGCCACACCGCGCTGCGCATCGCCGGCGAATGCTCGCCGGACGTGATCCTGCTCGACATCGGCATGCCCGGCATGAACGGCTACGAGGTCGCGCGGCAGCTCCGTGCGCAGCCGGCGTTCCACGACACGCTGCTGATCGCCGTCACCGGTTACGGCCGCGCGTCGGACGTGAAGCAGACCGAGTCGGCGGGGTTCGACCACCATCTCGTCAAGCCGATCGATTACGACAAGCTGCAGTCGCTGCTCACGGCCCGCGCCGGCCGCGGCCGCGACCCGCAAGCTGCAGGCGCGCGCGAGCGCGTGTGA
- a CDS encoding DUF5985 family protein encodes MIDFLSGAVTLAYVVGSLYFVQFWKRTADRLFLAFALAFALLALNQVGVFMMGLEDERYNYVYILRVLGFALILLAIVDKNIARRRR; translated from the coding sequence ATGATCGATTTTCTGTCCGGTGCGGTGACGCTCGCCTACGTCGTGGGGAGCCTGTATTTCGTGCAGTTCTGGAAGCGGACGGCCGACCGCCTGTTCCTCGCGTTCGCGCTGGCGTTCGCGCTCCTCGCCCTCAACCAGGTCGGCGTGTTCATGATGGGGCTCGAGGACGAGCGCTACAACTACGTGTACATCCTGCGAGTGCTGGGGTTCGCGCTGATCCTGCTGGCGATCGTCGATAAGAACATCGCGCGACGGCGGCGGTGA